The following proteins are encoded in a genomic region of Synechococcus sp. CBW1002:
- a CDS encoding VTT domain-containing protein, whose product MAADLATQPLLYALLLAGGVGLGLPMGAAVVAAGAMFGGAIGLVVVVAAQAIGLAINWNLCRHWCRAWIVHRIQRKRRRQWMLSLVDARLSWRSVLLLRLALLPMALVSACCALSATGWRGYSLASTVLVLRFAVMVQAGARGAEAISGQLSIGTTVLTGLAIAATAALAWLSGVQLRRRQKTDEF is encoded by the coding sequence ATGGCTGCTGATCTGGCCACGCAGCCGCTGCTCTATGCACTGCTCTTGGCTGGCGGTGTGGGTCTGGGCCTGCCGATGGGTGCTGCGGTTGTGGCGGCGGGTGCGATGTTTGGTGGGGCGATCGGCCTGGTGGTGGTGGTGGCCGCTCAGGCGATCGGTCTTGCGATCAACTGGAACCTCTGCCGGCATTGGTGCAGAGCCTGGATCGTGCACCGCATCCAGAGAAAGCGCCGCAGGCAGTGGATGCTGAGCTTGGTGGATGCGCGCCTGTCGTGGCGCTCGGTGCTGCTGCTACGGCTGGCGCTGTTGCCAATGGCTCTGGTGAGCGCCTGTTGTGCCCTCTCTGCCACAGGATGGCGCGGCTACAGCCTGGCCTCCACGGTGTTGGTGTTGCGCTTTGCGGTGATGGTGCAGGCAGGAGCGCGAGGCGCAGAAGCGATCAGCGGGCAGCTTTCGATAGGGACAACAGTGCTGACCGGGCTCGCCATCGCGGCCACGGCAGCTCTGGCCTGGCTGAGCGGTGTTCAGCTGCGCAGAAGGCAGAAAACGGATGAGTTCTGA
- the ltrA gene encoding group II intron reverse transcriptase/maturase: protein MTTDKPLPITKVMVWKAYQQVKRNGQAAGVDGQSLDDFNKDLENNLYKLWNRMASGSYLPPPVRRVEIPKSGGGVRPLGIPTVADRIAQMVVKQVLEPELELIFDQDSYGYRPGKSAHQAVEVCRQRCWRSNWVLDLDIKGFFDAIDHDLLMRAIKAHTSERWVVLYLQRWLQAPVLLPDGTLHPRDRGTPQGGVISPLLANLFLHYAFDVWMRRSHPAIAFERYADDVICHCHSEKEARRLLEALQDRFASCGLQLHPQKTQVVYCRDSNRRAPLADVTFTFLGFAFRPRVSRNSRGVIYTGFLPAVSPQALQRMRERIRSIGLPSLVYLSLEEIAKVLNPVIRGWIQYYGRFYRTELIRKLYRYLDDRIAAWLRQKYKRLRGRRLQSWRVLARIRSGHRDLFAHWRRVSEVACG, encoded by the coding sequence ATGACAACAGACAAGCCGCTACCGATTACCAAGGTGATGGTCTGGAAGGCCTATCAACAGGTGAAACGGAACGGACAGGCGGCCGGTGTGGATGGCCAAAGCCTGGACGACTTCAACAAGGATCTGGAGAATAATCTCTACAAACTCTGGAATCGGATGGCATCAGGAAGTTATCTTCCGCCACCAGTTCGGCGTGTGGAGATTCCCAAATCCGGTGGAGGCGTCAGGCCGCTGGGTATCCCGACGGTTGCTGATCGCATCGCACAGATGGTGGTCAAGCAGGTGCTGGAGCCAGAGCTGGAGCTGATCTTTGATCAGGATTCCTACGGCTACAGACCGGGCAAGTCAGCGCATCAGGCAGTAGAGGTCTGCCGTCAGCGCTGCTGGAGGTCCAACTGGGTTCTCGATCTCGACATCAAGGGGTTTTTCGATGCTATCGATCACGACCTGTTGATGCGCGCGATCAAGGCCCATACCTCCGAGCGCTGGGTGGTGCTCTACCTGCAACGATGGCTGCAGGCACCGGTTCTGTTGCCGGATGGCACGCTCCATCCCAGGGACCGGGGCACACCGCAAGGTGGTGTCATCAGTCCACTGCTGGCCAATCTGTTCCTGCACTATGCGTTTGATGTGTGGATGCGCCGGAGCCACCCGGCCATTGCCTTTGAGCGCTATGCAGATGATGTGATCTGTCATTGCCACAGCGAGAAGGAAGCTCGGCGGTTGCTGGAGGCATTGCAGGATCGCTTTGCGTCCTGTGGCCTCCAGCTTCATCCCCAGAAGACCCAGGTGGTCTACTGCAGGGATAGCAACCGCCGGGCACCGCTTGCTGATGTCACGTTCACGTTTCTTGGTTTCGCGTTTCGGCCACGTGTGTCTCGCAATTCTCGCGGAGTCATCTACACAGGCTTTTTGCCGGCAGTGAGTCCGCAGGCTCTCCAGCGTATGCGGGAGAGGATTAGGTCGATAGGGCTTCCATCGCTCGTGTATCTGTCGCTTGAGGAGATCGCTAAAGTGCTGAATCCAGTGATTCGTGGCTGGATTCAGTACTACGGTCGTTTCTATAGGACAGAACTGATCAGGAAGTTGTATCGCTACCTGGATGACAGAATTGCAGCCTGGTTACGGCAGAAGTACAAAAGGCTGCGGGGTCGTCGGCTCCAAAGCTGGCGAGTACTTGCCAGGATCAGGTCTGGACATCGTGATCTGTTCGCGCACTGGCGTCGAGTCAGTGAAGTGGCATGTGGATGA
- a CDS encoding IS110 family transposase gives MSAATAHAPEISTGHDVVVGIDTHKLTHMAVALGANGGWLGSLKLDAKRSGYQELIRWAAAFGSNPVFAVEGTGCYGAGLCRALQAAGMAVVEVNRPDRSTRRRIGKDDTIDAEAAARACIAGTASVIPKAGDALVEMIRMLKVAKDSATANRTAALNQLHAIVVTAPAALRERLQRLKRKELLESCTGLRSGEITTPQAAAKMTLRILARRIQQLDEELKETVTQLDRLTMQLCPELRNTYGVGVDISATLVVAVGDNQERMKSEASFAALCGVNPLPASSGKVVRHRLNRSGNRQANCALHRIVICRLQRHQQTREYVERRTAEGRSMKEIIRCLKRFVAREVFGILRGGPAVRTATA, from the coding sequence ATGAGCGCAGCGACAGCACATGCCCCCGAGATCAGCACTGGCCACGATGTGGTGGTCGGCATTGACACCCACAAACTCACGCACATGGCGGTGGCCCTGGGCGCCAATGGCGGCTGGCTGGGCAGCCTCAAGCTGGATGCCAAACGCAGTGGCTACCAGGAGCTGATCCGCTGGGCCGCAGCATTCGGCTCCAACCCGGTATTCGCCGTGGAGGGAACCGGTTGCTACGGCGCCGGGCTCTGCCGCGCCCTGCAGGCCGCAGGGATGGCAGTGGTAGAAGTGAACCGGCCGGATCGCTCCACGCGGCGGCGCATCGGTAAGGACGACACCATCGATGCGGAGGCCGCAGCACGGGCCTGTATCGCCGGAACGGCCAGCGTCATCCCCAAGGCGGGCGACGCTTTGGTGGAGATGATCCGCATGCTCAAGGTGGCCAAGGATTCGGCCACCGCGAACCGCACCGCAGCCCTCAATCAGCTGCACGCCATCGTGGTGACGGCGCCGGCAGCGTTGCGGGAACGGCTGCAGCGGCTCAAGAGAAAGGAGCTGCTCGAAAGCTGCACAGGCCTGCGTTCTGGCGAGATCACCACCCCTCAGGCGGCCGCCAAGATGACCCTGCGCATCCTGGCGCGCCGCATCCAGCAGCTGGATGAGGAGCTCAAGGAAACCGTCACGCAGCTGGATCGACTGACCATGCAGCTGTGCCCCGAGCTGCGGAACACCTACGGCGTGGGTGTGGACATCAGTGCCACCCTCGTTGTGGCAGTTGGCGACAACCAGGAACGGATGAAATCCGAGGCGTCATTCGCTGCCCTCTGTGGCGTCAATCCACTGCCCGCCAGTTCGGGCAAGGTGGTGCGGCACCGGCTGAACCGCAGCGGCAACCGCCAGGCCAACTGCGCCCTGCACCGCATCGTGATCTGCCGGCTGCAGCGGCATCAGCAGACCCGGGAGTACGTCGAACGACGCACGGCAGAAGGACGCTCGATGAAGGAGATCATCCGCTGCCTCAAGCGGTTCGTCGCCCGCGAGGTGTTCGGCATCCTGCGCGGCGGTCCCGCCGTTCGCACCGCAACGGCCTGA
- a CDS encoding transposase produces MAKSKTFRPWQPEQITLLPPSPREWLSDDHQVYFLLDLVDELDLSAILIPAQSKDPRGEKGFDPRMMTLLLLYAYCVGTVSSRKIERACYEDLAFRVLTGNQQPDHSRISEFRRRNLDALKGLFIQILRLCQKAGMVSLGHVALDGTKVQASASKHKTLLWTVKPPDAPAERHRGGSADQLSHDGREPALATPWNPSPPPASCCCGRPSTRSVGQRTVLISPSMSWLSV; encoded by the coding sequence ATGGCCAAGTCCAAAACCTTCCGCCCCTGGCAGCCTGAGCAGATCACCCTGTTGCCACCGTCGCCCAGGGAGTGGCTCTCGGATGATCACCAGGTTTATTTCCTGCTGGATCTGGTCGATGAGCTGGATCTCTCGGCCATCCTCATCCCTGCCCAAAGCAAGGATCCTCGCGGGGAGAAAGGGTTTGATCCGCGAATGATGACGCTGTTGCTGCTCTACGCCTACTGCGTGGGCACCGTCTCCTCCCGCAAGATCGAGCGTGCCTGCTACGAGGATCTTGCGTTCCGCGTGCTGACCGGTAATCAGCAACCTGATCACAGCCGTATCAGTGAATTCCGGCGCCGCAACCTTGATGCCCTCAAAGGCCTGTTCATTCAGATCCTGCGGCTGTGCCAGAAGGCCGGGATGGTGAGCCTGGGCCATGTAGCCCTCGATGGCACCAAGGTGCAGGCCAGTGCCTCCAAACACAAGACACTCCTATGGACTGTCAAGCCCCCGGACGCTCCGGCTGAGCGCCATCGAGGTGGCAGTGCTGACCAGCTCAGCCACGATGGCCGTGAACCAGCGCTGGCCACGCCGTGGAACCCGTCACCACCTCCAGCGAGCTGCTGCTGTGGGAGGCCATCGACCAGGTCCGTAGGGCAGAGGACGGTCCTGATCTCTCCCTCGATGAGCTGGCTGAGTGTGTGA
- a CDS encoding response regulator transcription factor, with the protein MGEQQVLGTCVNAEEVFSLVSSKSQRCLLLMVDSIASDHGEALVAQLRQLPMPPAIVLLVEDLHWLRANCYPVDQVDAVIHTHSFGSGVLINGLLALSRGSRYLDPAILPMLQATSNQVIPRLTSRERCTLRELAQGQTNRQIAEQIGLAESTVRDYVGSLMAKFHARNRTQVVRRALELGLLQHDTD; encoded by the coding sequence ATGGGCGAACAGCAGGTGCTGGGCACCTGCGTCAACGCCGAGGAGGTCTTCAGTCTGGTGAGTTCCAAGAGTCAGCGCTGCCTGTTGCTGATGGTGGATTCCATTGCGTCCGATCACGGTGAGGCCCTTGTGGCGCAGCTGCGGCAACTGCCCATGCCTCCGGCGATCGTGCTGTTGGTGGAGGATCTGCACTGGTTGCGGGCCAACTGCTATCCCGTGGATCAGGTCGACGCCGTGATCCATACCCATAGCTTCGGCAGCGGCGTTCTGATCAACGGACTCCTGGCGCTGAGTCGCGGCAGTCGTTATTTGGATCCAGCGATTCTGCCCATGCTCCAGGCCACCAGCAACCAGGTGATCCCGCGGCTAACGAGCCGTGAGCGCTGCACGCTGAGGGAATTAGCTCAGGGGCAGACCAATAGGCAGATCGCCGAGCAGATCGGATTGGCCGAATCGACCGTGCGCGATTATGTGGGATCTCTGATGGCCAAATTCCACGCCAGGAACCGTACTCAGGTGGTGCGCCGTGCGCTTGAGCTGGGCTTGTTGCAGCACGACACCGATTAG
- a CDS encoding SDR family oxidoreductase codes for MDRLDQLPAGMVVVSGASRGIGRELVNLLLSSGYEVVTLSRQACTPAENLTALAVDLSDEAGLSKAIERLKDAIDGRPVAALVNGAGAVEPLGALIHQSASDLLRALCLMAVAPAQLAAVIAPHMPSGGRILNISSRSAQATFPGLGAYCISKHALHAVTESLRHDLRPELEVAELIPGEVDTGMQASLREPDPADFPLASFFRGNRANLIPADLAARFCHWVLTQTTTETFNRSEPWFIYDRAHQPFWLAEGADFPYTAP; via the coding sequence TTGGATCGACTTGATCAGCTACCGGCAGGGATGGTGGTGGTGAGCGGCGCCAGCCGTGGCATCGGTCGCGAGCTTGTGAATCTGTTGCTGAGCTCTGGATACGAGGTAGTCACACTATCGCGACAAGCTTGCACCCCTGCTGAGAATCTCACAGCACTGGCTGTGGACCTCAGCGATGAGGCAGGGCTGAGCAAGGCTATCGAGAGGCTGAAAGATGCCATCGATGGCCGGCCGGTGGCAGCTCTGGTGAATGGGGCTGGAGCTGTTGAGCCGTTAGGAGCTCTGATCCACCAGTCCGCGTCTGATCTGCTGCGAGCCCTGTGCCTGATGGCCGTGGCGCCGGCACAACTGGCCGCCGTGATCGCACCCCACATGCCATCAGGCGGTAGAATACTTAATATCTCGAGTCGATCAGCGCAGGCCACGTTTCCAGGCCTTGGCGCTTACTGCATAAGCAAGCACGCGTTGCATGCAGTTACCGAAAGTCTGCGGCATGATCTAAGACCAGAACTTGAGGTGGCTGAATTGATTCCCGGTGAGGTGGATACCGGCATGCAAGCCAGCCTGCGTGAACCGGATCCTGCGGATTTCCCTCTCGCGTCGTTCTTCCGGGGCAATCGCGCCAATCTGATACCTGCTGATCTGGCGGCTCGGTTCTGCCACTGGGTGCTCACCCAGACCACAACAGAGACGTTCAACCGTTCTGAACCCTGGTTCATCTACGACCGAGCGCATCAGCCTTTCTGGCTGGCTGAGGGAGCCGACTTTCCCTACACAGCGCCGTAA
- a CDS encoding IS630 family transposase, which yields MALGRPMPPLVLSEDEVQQLRALANSRSLPHSIVQRAQIVLACGAGETNTAIAKRMGLTGMTVGKWRKRYRELGLEGLHDELRPGRPRTYEDDTVAEVINRALQTKPTDGSTQWSARSLAAATGISKTTVHRWLQTFSVQPHRQKSFKLSTDPFFVEKVRDIVGLYLNPPDKAMVLCVDEKTQIQALDRTQPLLPMGLGYVEGVTHDYIRHGTTTLFAALDVATGEVITQCKPRHRHQEFLGFLRQIEKSVPEELDVHLIVDNYCTHKHAKVRAWLAQRPRFHVHYTPTYASWINQVERWFGIITQRAIRRGSFSSVKELISKIEQFVAAYNKTKAPFNWTATADSILEKLQRLCSQISGTAH from the coding sequence GTGGCGCTTGGTCGTCCGATGCCTCCGCTGGTCCTCAGCGAGGACGAGGTTCAGCAGTTGCGGGCCCTTGCAAATTCCCGGTCGTTGCCGCATTCGATCGTGCAGCGCGCTCAGATCGTGCTGGCCTGCGGTGCCGGCGAGACCAACACCGCCATCGCCAAACGGATGGGGCTGACGGGGATGACCGTTGGCAAGTGGCGCAAGCGGTACCGGGAGCTGGGCCTGGAGGGCCTGCATGACGAGCTGCGGCCGGGTAGGCCTCGCACCTACGAGGACGACACGGTGGCGGAGGTGATCAACCGGGCACTGCAGACCAAGCCCACCGATGGCAGCACCCAGTGGTCTGCGCGCTCCCTCGCGGCTGCCACCGGCATCTCCAAAACCACCGTTCACCGCTGGCTGCAGACTTTCTCGGTCCAGCCCCACCGGCAGAAGTCGTTCAAGCTCTCCACCGACCCGTTCTTTGTGGAGAAGGTCCGCGACATCGTCGGCCTGTACCTGAACCCTCCGGATAAGGCGATGGTGCTCTGCGTCGACGAGAAGACGCAGATCCAGGCACTGGACCGCACCCAGCCGCTGTTGCCCATGGGCCTGGGTTACGTGGAGGGCGTCACCCACGACTACATCCGCCACGGCACCACCACGCTGTTCGCTGCTCTGGATGTGGCAACAGGCGAGGTGATCACCCAATGCAAGCCCCGCCATAGGCATCAGGAGTTCCTGGGGTTCCTGCGCCAGATCGAGAAGTCGGTCCCCGAGGAGCTTGATGTCCACTTGATCGTCGACAACTACTGCACCCACAAGCACGCCAAGGTGAGGGCCTGGCTGGCGCAGCGGCCCCGCTTCCACGTGCACTACACACCGACCTACGCCTCCTGGATCAACCAGGTGGAGCGTTGGTTTGGGATCATCACCCAGCGGGCGATCCGACGCGGCAGCTTCTCCAGCGTCAAGGAGTTGATCTCCAAGATCGAGCAATTCGTGGCGGCCTACAACAAGACCAAGGCGCCGTTCAACTGGACGGCCACAGCGGATTCAATCCTGGAGAAGCTCCAGCGACTTTGCTCGCAGATCTCCGGGACGGCACACTAG
- a CDS encoding DNA primase family protein, which produces MFRYDAAAGYWQREGDDIYETRAQGLLRRVCKMAANKGPTYPYGSIRHVRDTVASLKVLAGQGPLSSATPPPVVVFRNGTYNLATGTLEPHDPDHGATYGIAADYKAGAACPPELRRLLTTCYPEGAGSIVRALIRWLIDPSIPYGQAFHLLGHTGTGKGTLLAFLLGLLPTDLQSSLGVCRPYRPARRVQRTLRPQTGSIRCRRLLVLLTIAMVLIRL; this is translated from the coding sequence TTGTTCCGTTACGACGCTGCTGCCGGTTACTGGCAGCGGGAGGGTGATGACATCTACGAAACCCGTGCTCAGGGGCTGCTGCGCCGGGTTTGCAAGATGGCCGCCAACAAGGGCCCCACCTACCCCTACGGGTCGATCCGCCATGTGCGCGACACCGTGGCGTCCCTCAAGGTGCTAGCCGGCCAGGGGCCCCTCAGCAGCGCGACACCACCGCCCGTGGTGGTGTTCCGCAATGGCACCTACAACCTGGCCACCGGGACGCTTGAGCCCCACGATCCCGACCACGGCGCCACCTATGGGATCGCCGCTGATTACAAGGCCGGCGCAGCCTGCCCGCCCGAGCTGCGGCGGCTGCTCACCACCTGCTACCCCGAAGGTGCCGGGTCGATCGTCCGGGCGCTGATCCGCTGGCTGATCGACCCATCAATCCCCTACGGGCAGGCCTTCCACCTGCTCGGCCATACCGGCACCGGGAAAGGCACCCTGCTGGCCTTCCTGCTGGGTCTGCTGCCAACTGATCTGCAGTCCTCCCTAGGAGTTTGTCGCCCATACCGCCCGGCCAGGCGAGTGCAGCGAACACTGCGTCCGCAGACCGGATCTATCCGGTGCCGCAGGCTTCTCGTCCTGTTGACCATCGCGATGGTGCTGATTCGTCTCTGA
- a CDS encoding transposase, producing MQPTGQTDRPLTGRERRTPMRSRDFPAGCPTARTDRSCERHHPKLEKVRHEQGQARAGGVPKSSMAMSHQRMLRAEKELEKEINALVRKAEILDAQEDRRYGKDKRGSDLPDALRHKQSRLARIRQARKEMEAETAAAAARQRWEEAEKASAKAAAAREADAPATEQAELTRKAEAAAAKAKAAREQAIETAENAGLEPPDLQPLAADAMPRRGLARKADGTPTKKTQRNFTDPESHLMQSGGSYLQGYNCQLAVDSDHQVIVAVGVSNQPPDVEHLTPMLGRIVDSAGALPDVMTMDAGYWSEANAKACADQGIDAYIATGRLPHGKPPPPKRGPLPKDADEKTRMARKLRSKKGSKIYAQRKAIVEPVNGQIKEARGLRRFLLRGLQKVDGEWHLIAATHNLLKLFRYRRSQQPGLAAATG from the coding sequence GTGCAACCAACCGGGCAGACGGACAGGCCATTGACGGGACGGGAACGTCGGACTCCTATGAGGTCACGGGACTTCCCGGCTGGTTGCCCCACCGCACGGACCGACAGGTCTTGTGAAAGACACCACCCCAAACTGGAGAAGGTCCGCCATGAGCAGGGTCAGGCCCGCGCTGGTGGGGTCCCGAAATCATCAATGGCCATGAGCCACCAGCGGATGCTCAGGGCTGAGAAGGAACTGGAGAAAGAGATCAACGCCTTGGTGCGCAAGGCCGAAATCCTGGATGCCCAGGAGGATCGCCGGTACGGCAAGGACAAACGCGGCAGTGATCTGCCCGATGCGTTGCGGCACAAGCAGAGCCGCCTGGCCAGGATCCGCCAGGCACGCAAGGAGATGGAAGCGGAAACCGCTGCTGCCGCTGCACGGCAGCGATGGGAGGAAGCAGAGAAAGCCAGCGCCAAAGCGGCGGCTGCGCGCGAGGCCGATGCACCAGCAACGGAACAGGCCGAGCTGACCAGAAAAGCTGAGGCAGCAGCTGCCAAAGCCAAAGCGGCGAGGGAGCAGGCCATCGAGACCGCCGAAAACGCCGGACTGGAGCCGCCGGATCTGCAGCCGCTTGCGGCTGATGCGATGCCCAGGCGTGGCCTGGCCAGGAAGGCCGACGGCACACCAACCAAGAAGACCCAGCGCAATTTCACTGACCCCGAGAGCCATCTGATGCAGTCAGGCGGCTCCTATCTGCAGGGCTACAACTGCCAGTTGGCGGTCGACAGCGACCACCAGGTGATCGTGGCGGTGGGTGTGAGCAACCAGCCCCCAGATGTCGAGCACCTGACTCCCATGCTGGGGCGCATCGTTGACAGCGCTGGTGCGCTGCCGGATGTGATGACGATGGACGCGGGCTACTGGAGCGAGGCCAACGCCAAGGCCTGCGCTGATCAGGGCATCGACGCCTACATCGCCACCGGCCGCCTGCCCCATGGCAAGCCACCACCGCCGAAACGCGGACCGCTGCCCAAAGATGCCGATGAGAAAACCCGGATGGCCCGCAAGCTCAGAAGCAAGAAGGGGTCAAAGATCTACGCCCAGCGCAAAGCGATCGTGGAACCGGTGAACGGTCAGATCAAGGAAGCCAGAGGCCTGCGGCGCTTCCTGCTGCGAGGCCTGCAGAAGGTCGACGGCGAATGGCACCTGATCGCTGCGACACACAACCTGCTCAAGCTTTTCCGCTACAGACGATCACAGCAGCCGGGGCTGGCGGCAGCGACAGGCTGA
- a CDS encoding IS66 family transposase, whose translation MGAPPAGISEVDWLSWPAGAREFILAQQEEMVQLRVQLTALATELAHLRERIGRSSRNSSKPPSSDGQGFRPPERRKGSGRKRGGQPGHPGSGPELLPIERVDEVVEHHPQACRRCGTLLQGQDPEPLRHQVIEIPPITPLVIEHRLHRLVCPCCSTSTCASLPAEVEVSHYGPRLSALVGLLGSAFPLSFSKTQALLDQLLGVQISRGAMATIRQRLSAALEQPMQEALAFARQQSVVYVDETGAPTGNADGGNPDGRRGWEWVMVTAMGVTVFLQSLSRSAAAAIDLLGNAFGGIVVSDRFSAYNHLPLEQRQLCWAHVIRDLTAIADRQGASGEIGAELLGLQQQLFAQWHRYKDGTIDWSTLQQGCRPIRQAFVGTLQRVVELGCQRGERTPWAKTVRTCHQLLQVSDGLWTFLEIEGIEPTNNAAERALRHSVIQRKISHGVQSRQGAICRSRLLTVTTSLRQQGRDIWQFLEQALIAHHRGGEMPSLLPNP comes from the coding sequence ATGGGCGCCCCTCCTGCTGGCATTTCCGAGGTGGACTGGTTGTCGTGGCCAGCTGGTGCCAGGGAGTTCATTCTGGCTCAACAGGAGGAGATGGTGCAGCTCCGCGTCCAGCTCACCGCCCTGGCGACCGAACTGGCCCATCTGCGCGAGCGGATCGGCCGCAGCTCCCGCAATTCTTCCAAGCCTCCCTCCAGTGATGGCCAGGGGTTTAGGCCGCCCGAACGACGCAAGGGCAGTGGCCGCAAGCGCGGCGGCCAGCCGGGCCATCCCGGATCTGGGCCGGAGCTGCTGCCGATCGAGCGGGTGGATGAGGTGGTCGAGCACCACCCCCAGGCCTGCCGCCGCTGCGGCACGTTGCTACAGGGTCAGGATCCCGAGCCCTTGAGGCACCAGGTGATCGAGATTCCACCGATCACGCCTCTGGTGATCGAGCACCGGCTGCACCGCCTGGTCTGCCCCTGCTGTTCCACCAGCACCTGTGCCTCGTTACCGGCGGAGGTGGAAGTAAGCCATTACGGTCCCCGGCTCAGTGCTCTGGTGGGTCTGCTGGGTAGTGCCTTCCCGTTGAGTTTCAGCAAGACCCAGGCGCTGCTGGATCAGCTGCTGGGGGTACAGATCAGCCGGGGAGCGATGGCCACTATCCGCCAGCGCTTGAGTGCAGCACTGGAGCAGCCCATGCAGGAGGCCCTTGCGTTTGCCCGTCAGCAGTCGGTGGTCTATGTCGATGAAACCGGTGCCCCCACCGGTAATGCCGATGGGGGCAACCCCGATGGCCGGCGCGGCTGGGAGTGGGTCATGGTGACCGCCATGGGGGTGACAGTGTTCTTGCAGAGCCTGAGCCGCTCGGCTGCCGCCGCGATCGACCTGCTCGGGAATGCCTTTGGCGGAATTGTGGTGAGCGATCGCTTCTCCGCCTACAACCATCTCCCGCTGGAGCAGCGCCAGCTGTGCTGGGCGCACGTGATCCGCGATCTCACTGCCATCGCTGACCGTCAGGGCGCCAGCGGTGAGATTGGAGCGGAGCTGCTGGGCCTGCAGCAGCAGCTGTTTGCCCAGTGGCACCGCTACAAAGACGGAACGATCGACTGGTCCACGTTGCAGCAGGGCTGTCGGCCGATCCGCCAGGCGTTTGTGGGCACGCTGCAGCGGGTTGTGGAGCTGGGCTGCCAGCGCGGCGAGCGAACGCCGTGGGCCAAGACGGTGCGTACCTGCCATCAGTTGCTGCAAGTGAGCGATGGCCTCTGGACCTTCCTGGAGATTGAAGGGATCGAGCCCACCAACAACGCAGCCGAGCGTGCCCTGCGCCATTCGGTGATTCAGCGCAAGATCAGCCATGGCGTCCAATCCCGCCAGGGTGCAATCTGCCGCAGCAGGTTGCTCACGGTCACCACCAGCCTGCGGCAACAGGGCCGTGATATCTGGCAGTTCCTGGAGCAGGCCTTGATCGCCCATCATCGCGGCGGTGAGATGCCATCGCTGTTGCCGAATCCCTGA